In Vibrio alfacsensis, the following proteins share a genomic window:
- the secF gene encoding protein translocase subunit SecF has protein sequence MVEMLKHNIRKIRYFTTFVSVVLTIIALVALGVKGLNLGLDFTGGMVTEVKVDKQLTNHDLLNALQPKLGESTSVTRSGEDGRWLIRYSAPTDGQSVPNVADVLKPISHQVEVVSNSIVGAQVGQDLFEQGGLALLVSVLTILGYLCFRFEWRLASGSLFALAHDVILVLGFFALTQMEFNLTVFAAILAILGYSLNDSIIIADRIRELLVAKQNWKTEQINDEAVLATFSRTMVTSGTTLITVGALWIMGGSALAGFSTAMFIGVLSGTWSSISIGTVLPEWLKLEPKHYLPVEIDTAP, from the coding sequence ATGGTCGAAATGTTAAAGCATAATATTCGTAAAATTCGTTATTTCACTACTTTTGTCTCGGTAGTACTGACAATCATTGCTTTGGTTGCACTTGGAGTAAAAGGGCTGAACCTTGGTCTAGACTTTACTGGTGGTATGGTTACCGAAGTAAAAGTCGATAAGCAATTGACTAATCATGATTTATTGAATGCTTTGCAACCAAAGCTAGGTGAGTCTACGTCGGTGACGCGTTCAGGAGAAGATGGTCGTTGGCTGATCCGTTACTCTGCTCCAACTGATGGTCAGTCAGTACCCAATGTTGCAGATGTTCTAAAGCCGATTTCCCATCAAGTTGAGGTGGTGAGCAACAGTATTGTTGGGGCACAAGTAGGGCAAGATCTGTTTGAACAAGGTGGTTTAGCACTGCTTGTTTCAGTACTGACGATTTTGGGTTATTTGTGTTTCCGTTTTGAATGGCGCTTAGCGAGCGGTTCACTGTTTGCATTGGCTCACGATGTGATCCTTGTGCTTGGCTTCTTCGCACTAACGCAGATGGAGTTTAACTTAACCGTATTCGCGGCAATTCTGGCTATCCTTGGTTACTCATTGAATGACTCAATCATCATTGCAGACCGAATTCGTGAGTTGTTAGTCGCTAAACAGAACTGGAAAACCGAGCAAATTAACGATGAAGCGGTACTAGCAACGTTTTCTCGTACTATGGTGACATCAGGTACAACGCTAATCACCGTCGGCGCGTTATGGATTATGGGCGGCTCAGCGTTAGCGGGCTTCTCTACCGCGATGTTCATTGGCGTGCTTTCAGGTACGTGGTCATCAATATCAATTG
- a CDS encoding DUF496 family protein — protein sequence MSSVFEIVNQARRKNKLKRELLDNEKKVRDNRKRVDLLENLLDYIKPEMTHDEILAIIKNMKADYEDRVDDHIIKSAEISKARRDISRRIRELTEEDKQTSGKK from the coding sequence ATGAGTAGCGTATTTGAAATCGTTAACCAAGCTCGCCGTAAAAACAAACTAAAACGTGAGCTACTTGATAACGAGAAAAAAGTTCGTGACAACCGCAAACGTGTAGACCTATTAGAAAACCTACTAGACTACATCAAGCCAGAAATGACGCACGATGAAATTCTAGCAATCATCAAGAATATGAAAGCTGACTACGAAGATCGCGTGGATGACCACATCATCAAGAGTGCAGAAATCTCTAAAGCACGTCGTGACATCAGCCGCCGTATCCGCGAATTGACTGAAGAAGACAAGCAAACTAGCGGCAAAAAGTAA
- the luxQ gene encoding quorum-sensing autoinducer 2 sensor kinase/phosphatase LuxQ → MTKIIILVLAPIILGIFVQSYYFSKQIIGQEVARTKQQTSALVHSIFDSQFAALQIHHDSNSKSEVVRQFYADRNEEILNYYYLSVDQSDPSHTPEFRFLTNHQGIIWDDGNAQFYGINDLALDNLAGEIAFSNNWYYINVMTSLGSRHMLVRRVPVLAALNGEVLGFSYNAVVLDNNFALMEKLKREGNVDNVVLVANEIPLASSTTGNESYTLGDVVKNKGKQRTLENLLIIDTPIKINSVETDLCLLSVQDNQSVVTLQIQHILAMFASIIGMIMIALLTKEWIESKVSEQLESLMSYTRSAREEKGFERFNGSDIEEFDDIGSTLENTFEELEAQKKSFRDLFKFALSPIMVWSADGVLIQINPAAGKELSIDDHQRVILPVFTEFKEKLAPHLRMAAQGATLTGVNVPIDDKVYRWNLSPIRVEDDISGIIVQGLDITTLIEAEKQSNLARREAEKSAQSRADFLAKMSHEIRTPINGILGAAQLMRDSLETPEQKSQIDVLSHSGEHLLAVLNDILDFSKIEQGKFNIQKHTFAFADTVRTLENIYRPICVNKGVEFVIENQLDPSVEIFTDQIRLNQILFNLVSNAVKFTPSGQIRLTAKLGQYYAKESGALVVEVEDTGIGIEASKLEQMFEPFVQEEASTTREYGGSGLGLTIVKNLVDMLDGDVQVRSRKGYGTTFLVKLPVKERERVFDAQDADHRMPAGQLFDESLKVLLVEDNHTNAFILKAFCQKYKMNVDWAKDGLEAIENLQEYSYDLILMDNQLPHLGGIETTKEIRLNLRLGTPIYACTADTAKETGDAFMAAGANYVLLKPIKEKALHEAFVDFKQRFFMEKA, encoded by the coding sequence ATTACTAAGATCATTATTCTTGTTCTTGCTCCGATCATTCTTGGGATATTTGTTCAAAGTTACTATTTTTCTAAACAAATCATCGGACAGGAAGTCGCGCGTACCAAGCAACAGACCTCTGCGTTGGTTCATAGCATCTTTGATAGTCAGTTTGCTGCACTTCAAATTCATCACGACAGTAACTCTAAGAGTGAAGTAGTTCGCCAGTTTTATGCCGATAGAAATGAAGAAATCCTCAATTATTACTATTTGAGCGTGGATCAAAGTGACCCATCGCATACCCCAGAATTTCGCTTTTTAACCAATCATCAGGGAATCATTTGGGATGATGGGAATGCACAGTTCTATGGCATTAATGACCTTGCACTGGACAACCTTGCTGGCGAGATCGCCTTTAGTAACAATTGGTACTACATCAACGTAATGACATCGTTAGGCTCTAGGCACATGTTGGTTCGCCGAGTGCCAGTATTAGCAGCTTTAAATGGTGAAGTGCTTGGGTTCTCATACAATGCCGTTGTGTTGGATAACAACTTTGCTCTGATGGAGAAGCTCAAACGTGAGGGAAACGTCGACAATGTTGTGCTTGTTGCCAATGAGATTCCACTTGCAAGTTCAACGACCGGAAATGAAAGTTATACATTAGGCGATGTCGTTAAAAATAAAGGTAAGCAACGAACACTCGAAAATCTGCTGATCATTGATACGCCAATCAAAATAAATTCGGTTGAGACAGATCTGTGTTTGCTTTCGGTTCAAGATAATCAAAGTGTTGTGACGTTGCAGATCCAGCACATATTGGCAATGTTTGCATCGATCATCGGTATGATCATGATTGCATTGCTTACGAAAGAGTGGATAGAGAGTAAAGTTTCTGAACAGCTTGAATCGCTAATGTCATACACGCGGTCTGCCAGAGAGGAAAAAGGGTTCGAACGTTTTAATGGTTCAGATATCGAGGAATTTGATGATATTGGTTCGACTCTCGAAAATACATTTGAAGAGCTAGAAGCTCAGAAAAAATCATTTCGAGACCTGTTTAAATTTGCGTTATCCCCGATTATGGTTTGGTCTGCTGACGGTGTACTTATTCAAATTAACCCAGCGGCGGGAAAAGAGCTATCGATTGATGATCATCAGCGAGTCATTCTTCCAGTCTTCACCGAGTTTAAGGAGAAGTTAGCTCCACACCTTCGAATGGCGGCTCAAGGGGCGACTCTAACCGGGGTTAACGTGCCGATTGACGATAAAGTGTATCGTTGGAATTTGTCTCCAATCCGCGTGGAAGATGACATCAGCGGGATTATCGTACAAGGACTGGATATCACGACGCTGATTGAAGCAGAAAAACAGAGTAATTTAGCGCGTCGAGAAGCCGAAAAGTCAGCACAATCTCGGGCAGACTTTTTAGCTAAAATGAGTCATGAAATCCGTACTCCAATCAACGGCATACTTGGTGCTGCGCAGTTGATGCGAGATTCACTGGAAACGCCAGAACAGAAAAGCCAAATTGATGTTTTAAGTCACAGTGGTGAACACCTTCTTGCGGTACTGAATGATATTTTAGATTTCTCAAAAATTGAGCAAGGGAAATTCAATATTCAAAAGCACACTTTTGCCTTTGCTGACACGGTACGAACCTTAGAAAATATTTATCGCCCGATTTGTGTTAACAAGGGGGTCGAGTTTGTGATTGAGAATCAACTTGATCCAAGCGTTGAGATTTTTACTGACCAAATTCGGTTGAATCAGATTTTGTTTAATCTGGTGAGTAACGCCGTTAAATTTACCCCTTCAGGGCAAATACGCTTAACGGCCAAGTTAGGACAGTATTACGCCAAAGAAAGCGGAGCCTTAGTCGTTGAAGTGGAAGATACCGGAATCGGCATCGAGGCGAGTAAGCTTGAGCAAATGTTTGAACCTTTTGTTCAGGAAGAAGCCTCGACAACAAGAGAATATGGCGGCAGTGGTTTGGGACTAACCATAGTGAAAAACTTGGTTGATATGCTGGATGGTGATGTTCAGGTTCGCAGTCGTAAAGGATACGGCACAACATTTCTCGTGAAGTTACCGGTCAAGGAGCGAGAGAGAGTATTTGATGCACAGGACGCTGATCATAGAATGCCTGCAGGCCAGTTATTTGATGAATCTCTGAAAGTGTTATTGGTTGAAGATAACCATACTAACGCCTTTATTTTAAAAGCCTTTTGCCAAAAGTATAAGATGAACGTCGATTGGGCCAAAGATGGCTTAGAGGCGATCGAAAACTTACAAGAATACAGCTATGATCTGATTCTGATGGATAATCAGTTGCCTCATTTAGGGGGGATTGAGACAACCAAGGAAATCAGACTCAATTTGCGTTTAGGTACCCCTATTTATGCATGTACTGCCGATACCGCAAAAGAAACAGGAGATGCATTTATGGCTGCTGGCGCAAACTATGTGTTATTAAAGCCGATTAAAGAAAAAGCTCTTCATGAAGCTTTTGTCGACTTCAAGCAGCGATTTTTTATGGAAAAAGCTTAG
- a CDS encoding SH3 domain-containing protein, translating into MKKALVALGILLLFGGIGAGYYFFVMQQDQPEDTSETAASTPVLDLKESEQVPTLAEPVLQEPSEYYVIERRIDVYNHPKETALVVDTLYKGEKVAVLEQNDGWFRLSDYIVYEEGGEETAEWVNSKGLSDAQPVIKEQERLDTLDGYLQKSDDLKVHLDMFRNKTQLLLDDETCRPSDFDELGGWVRSVTYKARNVYFIYCGGLEQENKIYLDVDKGEIFYR; encoded by the coding sequence ATGAAGAAAGCACTCGTCGCATTAGGAATATTGCTCCTGTTTGGAGGCATCGGCGCTGGCTACTATTTCTTTGTGATGCAGCAAGACCAGCCAGAAGACACGAGTGAGACAGCAGCATCAACGCCGGTGCTTGACTTAAAAGAAAGTGAGCAGGTGCCAACCTTGGCCGAGCCCGTGTTACAAGAGCCAAGTGAATACTATGTGATAGAGCGTCGGATTGACGTTTACAATCACCCCAAAGAGACCGCATTGGTTGTCGATACCCTTTACAAAGGTGAAAAGGTTGCCGTACTAGAACAAAACGATGGTTGGTTTCGTCTATCTGATTACATTGTGTATGAAGAGGGTGGAGAAGAGACCGCTGAATGGGTCAATTCAAAAGGTCTGTCTGATGCACAACCGGTGATCAAAGAGCAAGAACGTCTGGATACATTAGACGGCTACTTACAAAAATCAGACGACTTGAAAGTACATTTGGACATGTTCCGAAATAAGACGCAGCTGTTATTAGATGATGAAACATGCAGACCGAGTGATTTTGATGAGTTAGGAGGGTGGGTTCGTTCGGTGACATACAAGGCTCGTAACGTGTATTTCATCTACTGTGGCGGTCTTGAGCAAGAGAACAAAATTTATTTGGATGTCGATAAAGGTGAGATATTCTATCGCTAA
- the secD gene encoding protein translocase subunit SecD has product MKKTPKPQKNRKVLNHYSAWKYVVLITTIIVLTLSAIPTWFGEQPSIQVSFADNSNSAMSVVQLDQLLKTHHIPASKIIEKDGKTTIVFDGEDAQSKARALLNDQLDNDDSITFSYVSVAPEWLNEMGFSPIKLGLDLRGGVQFLLNVDVNKAFEEQRDALVDEIKASLREQRIRGVQVRAEAHNHIAVNSDNEDGLKAASQFIRQNYSGWQMTSSDRGFELQPSEQNIQEFQTTTLQQNLKIMRGRIEELGITEALVQRQGKESIRIELPGVQDPAQAKNVIGATASLAFYEVKDAGQARSSQDLVLQDNDGRTVILAKRPVLTGEHIVNARAGIDQMGMSEVNISLDHAGGKKMSDFSATHIGKPMATVYREYKTNERGMTERSERVISVATIQSQLGSQFRITGAGSMDEAQELALLLRAGSLTAPVTIVEERTIGASLGAENIQNGFAALALGMGLTLLFMAVWYRRLGWVANVALCANMLCLLGLIALLPGAVLTLPGIAGLVLTVGMAVDTNVIIFERIKDKMREGRSFAQAIDLGFDSAFATILDANITTMITAVILYAIGNGPIQGFALTLGLGLMTSMFTGVFASRAMINLVWGRDGRRDVRV; this is encoded by the coding sequence ATGAAGAAAACACCAAAACCTCAAAAGAATCGAAAAGTGCTGAATCATTATTCAGCATGGAAGTATGTCGTGCTCATTACGACAATCATTGTTTTAACGCTGAGTGCTATCCCAACATGGTTTGGTGAGCAGCCTTCCATTCAGGTATCGTTTGCTGATAATAGCAATAGCGCGATGTCTGTCGTTCAGCTTGACCAGTTACTAAAGACGCACCACATTCCAGCCTCTAAGATCATTGAGAAAGATGGCAAAACGACCATCGTTTTTGATGGTGAAGATGCGCAAAGTAAAGCTCGTGCATTGTTAAACGACCAGTTGGACAATGATGATAGCATCACATTTTCGTATGTGTCTGTGGCCCCTGAATGGCTGAATGAGATGGGTTTTAGCCCAATTAAGCTTGGTCTTGACCTTCGCGGCGGCGTGCAATTCTTACTGAACGTCGATGTAAACAAAGCTTTTGAAGAGCAACGCGATGCTTTAGTCGATGAAATTAAAGCGAGTTTGCGAGAGCAGCGTATTCGTGGTGTTCAAGTTCGAGCAGAAGCGCACAATCACATTGCCGTAAACAGTGATAATGAAGATGGCTTGAAAGCCGCAAGTCAGTTCATTCGTCAAAACTACTCAGGTTGGCAAATGACAAGCTCTGACCGTGGTTTTGAACTTCAACCTAGCGAACAGAATATTCAAGAGTTCCAAACGACGACACTTCAACAAAACTTGAAGATCATGCGCGGCCGTATCGAAGAGTTGGGTATTACAGAAGCATTAGTTCAGCGCCAAGGTAAAGAGAGCATTCGTATCGAATTACCGGGTGTTCAAGATCCAGCGCAAGCGAAAAACGTGATAGGCGCAACCGCAAGCCTTGCGTTCTATGAAGTAAAAGATGCGGGGCAGGCTCGCAGTAGCCAAGATCTTGTCCTTCAAGATAATGATGGCCGCACCGTCATTCTAGCGAAACGACCTGTATTGACTGGTGAGCACATTGTGAATGCGCGTGCTGGTATCGATCAGATGGGCATGTCTGAAGTTAACATTTCTCTTGACCACGCTGGTGGTAAGAAAATGAGCGACTTCTCTGCGACACACATTGGCAAGCCAATGGCGACGGTTTACCGCGAATACAAAACAAATGAACGTGGTATGACGGAACGCAGCGAACGAGTGATCAGTGTTGCTACGATTCAATCTCAATTAGGCAGTCAGTTCCGCATTACTGGTGCGGGTAGCATGGATGAAGCGCAAGAGCTTGCTCTATTGCTTCGAGCAGGCTCATTAACTGCGCCAGTCACTATTGTTGAAGAAAGAACAATTGGTGCTTCATTAGGTGCAGAAAACATTCAAAATGGTTTCGCTGCTCTAGCGCTAGGTATGGGGCTGACTTTATTGTTTATGGCGGTTTGGTACCGACGCCTAGGTTGGGTTGCAAACGTAGCACTATGTGCAAACATGCTTTGCTTACTTGGTCTAATCGCCTTGCTTCCTGGCGCGGTTTTAACGCTTCCTGGTATTGCTGGTTTGGTACTGACCGTAGGTATGGCGGTTGATACGAACGTCATTATTTTTGAACGTATTAAGGACAAGATGCGTGAAGGTCGTAGCTTCGCACAGGCGATTGATCTCGGCTTTGACAGTGCATTTGCGACCATCCTTGATGCCAACATCACAACCATGATCACGGCCGTGATTCTTTATGCCATTGGTAACGGCCCAATTCAGGGTTTTGCACTCACACTGGGCTTAGGTCTGATGACCAGCATGTTCACTGGTGTGTTTGCTTCTCGTGCAATGATCAATTTAGTTTGGGGCCGCGATGGCCGTCGTGATGTGAGGGTTTAA
- a CDS encoding YceH family protein has translation MKVELTAIEARVIGCLIEKEVTTPDQYPLSLNALTNACNQKSNREPVMSLSEADVLDAIDALIERRLVSDESSFNSRVSKYQHRFCNTEFGDLQLTEQEKGIVCCMLLRGAQTPGEIRTRTNRLATFSDVKEVENVLEHLASDERGPLVVKLPREAGKRESRYMHLFCGEVDMSELAAAVTAPSSASAERITQLEQEVAQLKEELEALKEQVESLLS, from the coding sequence ATGAAAGTTGAGCTAACGGCAATTGAAGCGCGCGTTATTGGTTGCTTAATTGAAAAAGAAGTGACTACCCCTGACCAATACCCTTTAAGCCTTAACGCACTGACGAATGCGTGTAATCAAAAAAGTAACCGCGAACCGGTTATGTCATTGTCTGAAGCGGATGTCCTTGATGCTATCGACGCCTTGATTGAGCGTCGACTTGTCAGTGATGAAAGCAGTTTTAATAGCCGTGTAAGCAAATATCAACATCGTTTCTGCAATACGGAATTTGGTGACTTACAACTGACAGAACAAGAGAAAGGCATCGTTTGCTGTATGTTACTTCGTGGTGCGCAAACACCCGGTGAAATCCGCACACGTACCAATCGTCTAGCGACATTCAGTGACGTAAAAGAAGTCGAAAATGTCCTTGAGCATTTAGCAAGCGATGAGAGAGGTCCACTAGTGGTCAAGTTGCCACGTGAGGCTGGCAAGCGTGAATCTCGTTACATGCACCTGTTTTGTGGCGAAGTGGACATGAGCGAACTTGCTGCTGCGGTCACGGCACCATCTTCTGCAAGCGCTGAGCGTATTACACAGCTTGAACAAGAAGTGGCACAATTAAAAGAAGAATTAGAAGCGCTAAAAGAGCAGGTTGAATCGCTACTTTCATGA